One window of the Thermodesulfovibrionales bacterium genome contains the following:
- the coaBC gene encoding bifunctional phosphopantothenoylcysteine decarboxylase/phosphopantothenate--cysteine ligase CoaBC, whose product MRDRRILKNKNVLLGLSGSIAVYRTVELARRLTQAGAAVESILTLSASKFINPLLMESVTGRKVYTNTFQSPMAHIELAQTADLLVVAPATANIIGKFASGIADDLLSTVFLAMANSKVLIAPAMNWRMYENPAVQENITRLKTRGVNFIGPEAGQLCCGEEGYGRMSDIEDIMDEIESLLTEKDLKGFRVLVTAGPTREYIDPVRFISNRSSGKMGFALAKVARKRGADVTIVSGPVSIRPPYGVNIIKVETTGEMRDAIMSVISNVDMVFMAGAPADFTCKKEAEKIRRTGQGDKSTLLLELQPTPDIIGEIGRLPEKPFLVGFAAETSEDVEKAREKLTHKGLDMIVLNNVMEQGAGFDADTNRVLIIDKNSVIPTELLPKEEIASIIIDKTLEKMAAR is encoded by the coding sequence ATGAGAGACAGAAGGATATTGAAGAATAAGAATGTCCTCCTCGGTCTCTCAGGAAGCATAGCAGTCTACAGAACAGTAGAACTTGCAAGAAGGCTTACCCAGGCTGGCGCCGCAGTTGAATCCATTCTTACTCTTTCTGCCTCAAAATTCATTAATCCCCTTCTAATGGAGTCTGTCACAGGCAGAAAGGTTTATACCAACACCTTCCAGAGTCCTATGGCTCATATTGAGCTTGCTCAGACTGCAGATCTACTTGTAGTTGCACCTGCAACAGCAAACATAATAGGTAAATTTGCTTCAGGCATTGCTGACGACCTTCTCTCCACAGTATTTCTTGCAATGGCTAACTCAAAAGTTCTGATTGCTCCAGCCATGAACTGGAGGATGTATGAAAACCCTGCTGTACAGGAGAATATAACAAGGCTTAAAACAAGGGGTGTGAATTTTATAGGGCCTGAAGCAGGACAGCTCTGTTGTGGAGAAGAAGGATACGGAAGGATGTCAGATATTGAAGATATAATGGATGAAATTGAGAGTCTTCTTACAGAAAAGGATTTAAAAGGGTTCAGGGTTCTTGTTACTGCAGGTCCGACGAGGGAGTACATTGATCCTGTCAGATTTATTTCTAACAGGTCATCCGGGAAGATGGGATTTGCCCTTGCAAAGGTTGCAAGGAAGAGAGGAGCAGATGTAACAATTGTGAGCGGTCCTGTATCCATAAGACCACCCTATGGAGTAAATATTATAAAGGTAGAGACGACAGGTGAGATGAGGGATGCTATAATGTCGGTCATATCTAATGTGGATATGGTATTTATGGCTGGAGCACCCGCTGATTTTACCTGTAAGAAAGAGGCTGAGAAGATAAGGAGAACCGGCCAGGGAGATAAAAGCACCTTGCTTCTGGAACTCCAGCCAACACCTGATATAATAGGAGAAATAGGAAGATTGCCAGAGAAACCCTTCCTTGTTGGTTTTGCTGCTGAGACATCAGAAGACGTAGAGAAGGCAAGGGAAAAGCTTACCCATAAAGGACTTGATATGATCGTTCTTAATAATGTAATGGAGCAGGGAGCAGGTTTTGATGCTGATACAAACAGGGTTTTAATTATAGATAAAAATTCTGTAATCCCGACAGAACTCTTACCAAAGGAAGAGATTGCATCTATTATAATTGATAAGACATTAGAAAAAATGGCTGCCAGATAA
- the hisG gene encoding ATP phosphoribosyltransferase — translation MSSEKKKRVLKLGLPKGSLQESTLKLFRKAGYRIDVSPRSYYPQFDDPEIESMLIRAQEMARYVEDGVLDCGLTGLDWILDSNADVREVAELRYAKEGFRPVRWVVAVPMDSKIKTLKDLSGKRIATELVNFTKRFLKSKGIEAQVDFSWGATEIKPPYLADAIVELTETGTSLRANNLRIVETILESTTRFIANKQAWKDHWKREKMENICLLLQGALAAEDKVGLKMNVHEKDLKAVLSHLPAMHAPTIAELTEKGWYDLDVVIDEKLVRDLIPRLKKAGATGIVEYQLNKVIP, via the coding sequence ATGAGTTCAGAAAAAAAGAAAAGGGTTTTAAAGCTCGGTCTTCCTAAAGGAAGTCTTCAGGAATCCACATTAAAACTTTTCAGAAAGGCCGGATACAGAATAGATGTATCTCCAAGGTCTTATTATCCACAGTTTGATGACCCCGAGATAGAATCCATGCTCATAAGGGCCCAGGAGATGGCAAGATATGTGGAGGATGGAGTGCTTGATTGTGGTCTTACAGGTCTTGACTGGATACTGGACAGTAATGCTGATGTCAGGGAGGTTGCTGAACTAAGATACGCAAAGGAAGGTTTCAGGCCTGTTAGATGGGTTGTGGCAGTACCAATGGACTCAAAGATAAAGACACTTAAAGATTTAAGTGGTAAAAGAATAGCAACAGAGCTCGTTAATTTCACGAAGAGATTTCTAAAATCAAAAGGTATTGAAGCTCAGGTTGATTTCTCCTGGGGGGCCACAGAGATAAAACCACCCTATCTTGCTGATGCAATTGTGGAGCTGACAGAGACAGGTACATCCCTCAGGGCTAATAATTTGAGAATTGTTGAGACCATCCTTGAATCCACTACAAGGTTTATAGCAAACAAACAGGCATGGAAGGATCACTGGAAAAGAGAAAAGATGGAGAATATATGCCTTCTTCTTCAGGGCGCACTTGCTGCAGAGGATAAGGTTGGATTGAAGATGAATGTTCATGAGAAGGACCTGAAGGCAGTTTTATCACACCTGCCTGCCATGCACGCACCAACAATTGCAGAGCTTACAGAAAAGGGCTGGTATGACCTTGATGTGGTTATAGATGAAAAACTAGTCAGGGACCTTATACCGAGACTCAAAAAAGCTGGTGCTACAGGTATAGTAGAATACCAGCTTAACAAGGTGATACCCTGA
- the rpoZ gene encoding DNA-directed RNA polymerase subunit omega: MDIISLPIEIDKSKIDSRFRLVNIAAQRAKELSLGAKKKIQTKSKKVTTIALEEALEGKLEYIVGEEAARAREEERKFDYRKLLEERRRVPADIKELEKDLKVYLHGKEEESRDLSELFSNERQKDIEE, from the coding sequence ATGGATATAATATCTCTTCCCATTGAGATTGACAAATCAAAGATAGACAGCAGGTTCAGGCTTGTAAATATTGCAGCCCAGAGGGCTAAAGAACTCTCTCTTGGTGCAAAGAAAAAGATACAGACAAAATCAAAGAAGGTAACCACAATAGCTCTTGAAGAGGCTCTTGAGGGAAAACTTGAATACATCGTAGGTGAAGAGGCAGCCAGGGCAAGGGAGGAGGAGAGGAAGTTTGATTACAGAAAACTCCTTGAGGAGCGTAGAAGGGTACCTGCTGATATAAAGGAACTTGAAAAAGACCTCAAGGTCTATCTTCATGGTAAGGAGGAGGAAAGCAGGGACCTTTCAGAACTCTTTTCCAATGAGAGACAGAAGGATATTGAAGAATAA